In Nostoc sp. GT001, a genomic segment contains:
- the modB gene encoding molybdate ABC transporter permease subunit translates to MPLDLSPLWISLKTSLLATFVTFFLGIAAAYWMLGYRGKGKSLIEGIFIAPLILPPTVVGFLLLLFFGKNGPVGKFMGAFDFSIVFTWYGAAIAATVVSFPLMYKTALGAFEQIDGNLLRVARTLGATETTIFWRISLPLAVPGIVAATMLAFARALGEFGATLMLAGNIPGQTQTIPMAIYFAVEAGAMNEAWFWAIAIMLISLSGIIAVNFWQELREKGRGLAVSVVERERGAGGEILYTPQSSFEYGGLFVNIEKILPSFDLKVAFTTDEQPLGLLGGSGAGKSMILRCLAGIETPTNGRIVLNDRVLFDSEQGINVPSRDRRIGFLVQNYALFPHMNVAQNIAFGLAKKLSAGSIRVQVEEQLIAMQLQGLGDRYPHQLSGGQQQRVALARALASQPEALLLDEPFSALDTHLRSQLEQQMTETLADYQGVTLFVTHNMEEAYRICPNLLVLEHGRAVHYGSKHEIFQHPATVSVAQLTGCKNFSHAVLQSSQQLEAIDWGCTLQVIEPVKSELSHVGIRAHQFIFTNDSSQENTFPCWVVRTSETPHRMTLFLKLHSAGKNSQDYHLQAEVFKEKWATMKDQPFPWYVRLDPLRLILME, encoded by the coding sequence ATGCCATTGGATTTATCGCCTCTTTGGATATCACTTAAAACTTCATTACTTGCCACATTTGTTACCTTCTTCTTGGGTATTGCTGCTGCCTACTGGATGCTGGGATATCGTGGCAAAGGTAAATCGTTGATTGAGGGTATCTTTATTGCGCCTCTAATTTTACCGCCCACAGTTGTCGGGTTCTTGTTGCTGCTATTTTTTGGCAAAAATGGCCCTGTAGGGAAATTTATGGGGGCTTTTGACTTCAGCATCGTCTTTACTTGGTATGGTGCGGCGATCGCAGCTACAGTAGTTTCTTTCCCTTTAATGTATAAAACTGCACTGGGAGCCTTTGAACAAATAGATGGCAACTTACTGCGAGTAGCTAGAACTCTTGGTGCAACTGAAACTACAATCTTCTGGCGCATCAGTTTACCCCTAGCAGTACCCGGCATTGTCGCCGCCACAATGTTAGCTTTTGCCCGTGCTTTGGGAGAATTCGGTGCAACGTTGATGCTGGCTGGTAACATTCCCGGACAAACGCAGACAATCCCAATGGCGATTTATTTTGCTGTGGAAGCGGGAGCAATGAACGAAGCGTGGTTTTGGGCGATCGCAATTATGCTGATTTCTCTCTCTGGAATTATTGCAGTCAACTTCTGGCAAGAATTGAGAGAAAAGGGGAGGGGGCTTGCCGTGAGCGTAGTCGAACGGGAGCGGGGAGCAGGGGGAGAAATTCTTTATACTCCGCAATCTAGCTTTGAATATGGTGGATTGTTTGTCAACATTGAAAAAATACTTCCTAGCTTTGATTTAAAAGTTGCTTTTACTACTGATGAGCAACCCTTGGGATTATTGGGGGGTTCTGGTGCAGGTAAGAGTATGATTTTGCGCTGCCTTGCGGGGATAGAAACGCCCACAAATGGCCGCATAGTTTTAAATGACAGAGTTTTGTTTGACTCAGAACAAGGAATTAATGTACCCAGCCGCGATCGCCGCATCGGTTTTTTAGTGCAGAATTATGCGCTTTTTCCACACATGAATGTGGCGCAAAATATCGCTTTCGGCTTGGCCAAAAAACTATCTGCTGGGAGTATTCGGGTACAGGTAGAGGAGCAACTAATAGCGATGCAGTTGCAGGGATTAGGCGATCGCTATCCGCACCAACTCTCTGGGGGACAACAACAACGAGTAGCCTTAGCAAGAGCATTGGCAAGTCAACCGGAAGCATTACTTTTAGATGAGCCGTTCTCGGCACTTGATACACATCTGCGTAGTCAATTAGAGCAGCAAATGACAGAAACTCTAGCTGATTACCAAGGTGTGACTCTATTTGTCACCCATAATATGGAAGAAGCTTATCGGATTTGTCCGAATTTATTGGTATTGGAGCATGGTAGAGCAGTTCATTATGGTAGTAAACATGAGATTTTTCAGCATCCTGCTACCGTTAGTGTTGCTCAACTCACTGGATGCAAAAACTTCTCCCATGCTGTTCTCCAGTCATCACAACAGTTGGAAGCGATTGATTGGGGTTGTACTTTGCAAGTAATTGAACCAGTCAAGAGCGAATTATCTCACGTCGGCATTCGTGCCCATCAGTTTATTTTTACCAACGACTCATCACAGGAAAATACCTTTCCTTGCTGGGTAGTACGAACTAGTGAAACACCCCATAGAATGACATTATTTCTCAAATTACATTCGGCTGGCAAGAATTCTCAAGATTACCATCTGCAAGCTGAAGTCTTTAAAGAAAAATGGGCGACGATGAAAGACCAGCCTTTTCCTTGGTATGTGCGTTTAGATCCGCTGCGCTTGATTTTGATGGAGTGA
- a CDS encoding class I SAM-dependent methyltransferase, whose amino-acid sequence MSQLANVKSSLNDFELRDGIYFPSDYEQLTNTQHKKTWDAIGKTYYGSQKIEKVAATSPIKQDYTLLTGTPGGTWNKFPLNKSVGSILEIGSGYGRAPLHLSKAKNLKCEKYYGIDISEPLLRRLIKVKQEYNFFPEAEFNLICTSAETLPLEDNSIDLVISNCVFMHIPDAQLRNLLADISRVLKPGGIFVFNHSFHNKSCPSHIIHNFIRRLNPFVRNPVYLKQYSAAEIEEMLATAGMKTKCPEYIVEPTAEYAILPETIKGIPVPFANAINRSLKPSDNLKETLAYGFSAYSTKLD is encoded by the coding sequence ATGTCTCAATTAGCAAATGTAAAATCCAGTCTAAATGACTTTGAATTACGAGATGGAATTTATTTTCCTAGCGACTATGAACAATTAACTAATACTCAACATAAAAAAACATGGGATGCAATTGGTAAAACATATTATGGCTCCCAAAAAATTGAGAAAGTTGCAGCGACATCGCCCATTAAACAAGATTACACTCTGCTAACTGGTACGCCTGGAGGTACTTGGAACAAATTTCCGTTGAATAAATCTGTCGGTTCTATTCTAGAAATTGGTTCTGGTTATGGTCGCGCACCTTTACATCTCTCGAAAGCGAAAAATCTCAAATGCGAGAAATATTACGGTATTGATATTTCTGAACCTTTATTGCGGCGGCTAATCAAAGTTAAACAAGAATACAATTTTTTCCCAGAAGCGGAATTTAACTTGATTTGCACTTCTGCTGAAACATTGCCTTTAGAAGATAATTCTATAGATTTGGTAATTTCTAATTGCGTTTTTATGCATATTCCCGATGCCCAATTAAGAAATTTATTGGCTGATATCTCTCGTGTGCTAAAACCTGGTGGAATTTTTGTGTTTAATCATTCTTTTCACAATAAGTCTTGTCCTTCTCATATTATCCATAATTTTATCAGAAGGCTGAACCCATTTGTGAGAAATCCAGTTTACCTCAAGCAATATTCAGCTGCTGAAATAGAAGAAATGTTAGCTACTGCTGGGATGAAAACGAAGTGTCCAGAATACATTGTCGAACCAACAGCAGAATATGCGATTTTGCCGGAAACCATCAAAGGGATTCCGGTGCCGTTTGCTAATGCTATCAATAGGAGTCTCAAGCCATCCGATAATTTAAAAGAAACTTTGGCTTACGGTTTTAGTGCCTACAGTACAAAACTGGATTAA
- a CDS encoding NAD-binding protein has protein sequence MHPPPTSNQKKPQDLFLVCGLKSLGQHCVAILKEYDVKVSAIEDVQPEHWEVPEVPNLLEKLIVGDCRQSSVLERAGICQCRSILLVTRNERINIEAAFAARRLNPHVRLIVRSDKQNFNKLLWENLGNFVAFEPTHLSAHAFALTALGSEAIGYFTLEGQLLQVIKHQVQAKDSWCNGKPVHRLNLTTRRILSHKPVSSKPLKELFGWNPEAEVQVGDTLVYIDVAYDLAFSEQHRQSHTQKWQWQKFIQGITAKNLKDKIVQFWQSYYQSQNQIRRIATIYAITVLILWLVGIILYRLYYPDITIQEAFYATAVLLLGGYGDLFGGVEFAAQSKPSDAIPWWLRLFSLGMTLTGQAFVGVLYALLTDALVTSKFHFFNSRPPIPQRNHLIIIGLNRLGQKVAALLQELNQPLVGIHPTTLDQETLPDMPLVVGNATEALIKANISHAKSIILVGDDNMENLEIGLMAHAMNPATTLIIRSQDRQFSDNVAPLFPYAQVICGAALSAEVFACAAFGENVLSLFHLNEQIVMVTEYKIEDGDTLNGLLLSEIASGYSVVPILYQKYQQDNYSLMPWYDVKLDAGDRLIVLATSSSLQRIEWGEMLPRQWSVQIEKALTTNSIMYGAEEIVLITGCSSTTAREWMNNLPRVLPIPLYKHQAQRLVRELTKVQVLANLIFIGQP, from the coding sequence GTGCATCCCCCTCCTACCAGCAATCAAAAAAAACCCCAAGACCTTTTCTTAGTATGCGGACTTAAAAGTTTAGGACAACATTGCGTTGCAATCCTCAAGGAATACGATGTTAAAGTCAGCGCTATAGAGGATGTACAGCCCGAACATTGGGAAGTCCCGGAAGTACCTAACTTACTAGAAAAGTTGATTGTAGGAGACTGTCGCCAGTCAAGTGTTTTAGAGCGGGCAGGTATATGCCAGTGTCGTTCAATACTTTTAGTAACCAGAAATGAGCGGATAAATATAGAAGCTGCCTTTGCAGCACGCCGTCTTAATCCGCATGTCCGCTTGATTGTACGTTCTGACAAACAAAATTTCAACAAACTCTTGTGGGAAAATCTCGGCAATTTTGTTGCCTTTGAACCTACTCATCTTTCAGCTCACGCCTTTGCTCTGACAGCCCTTGGTTCTGAAGCTATTGGATATTTCACCTTAGAAGGGCAACTATTGCAAGTGATAAAGCACCAGGTACAAGCGAAGGATAGCTGGTGTAATGGCAAGCCAGTACATAGACTCAATCTGACAACTCGCCGCATCTTGAGCCACAAACCTGTTTCATCTAAACCACTCAAAGAATTGTTTGGCTGGAACCCAGAGGCAGAAGTGCAGGTAGGAGACACTCTAGTTTACATTGATGTGGCATACGATTTAGCTTTCTCTGAGCAACATCGACAATCTCATACCCAAAAGTGGCAGTGGCAAAAGTTTATTCAAGGCATCACAGCGAAAAATCTCAAGGATAAAATAGTGCAATTTTGGCAATCTTACTACCAAAGCCAAAATCAAATCCGGCGAATTGCAACAATCTATGCGATTACTGTACTTATCCTATGGCTTGTTGGAATAATTCTTTACCGCTTATATTATCCTGACATCACCATCCAAGAAGCTTTCTATGCAACAGCAGTTTTGCTTTTGGGAGGATACGGAGATTTATTTGGTGGTGTTGAGTTTGCAGCGCAATCAAAGCCTTCAGACGCTATCCCTTGGTGGTTGCGGTTGTTTAGCCTGGGAATGACGTTGACAGGTCAAGCTTTCGTGGGAGTATTATATGCGCTGCTGACTGATGCTCTGGTCACTTCAAAATTCCATTTTTTCAATTCCCGTCCTCCCATACCACAACGCAACCATCTGATAATTATTGGCTTAAATCGCTTGGGACAGAAAGTAGCTGCTCTTTTGCAAGAACTCAACCAACCCTTAGTAGGAATTCATCCTACCACTCTCGACCAAGAAACTTTACCCGATATGCCCCTTGTCGTTGGTAATGCTACCGAAGCACTCATTAAGGCGAATATCTCCCATGCTAAAAGCATTATTTTAGTTGGGGACGATAATATGGAAAATCTGGAAATTGGTTTGATGGCTCATGCAATGAACCCCGCCACTACCTTGATTATCCGCTCTCAAGACCGCCAATTTAGTGATAATGTCGCCCCTCTCTTCCCTTATGCTCAAGTTATATGTGGTGCGGCTTTGTCGGCAGAAGTTTTTGCTTGTGCTGCTTTTGGAGAAAATGTTCTGAGCTTGTTTCACTTGAATGAGCAAATAGTCATGGTGACGGAATACAAGATTGAAGATGGCGATACCCTGAATGGGTTGCTTTTATCTGAAATAGCATCTGGCTACAGTGTTGTACCGATTCTCTACCAAAAATATCAGCAAGACAATTACTCTTTAATGCCCTGGTATGATGTTAAGCTTGATGCTGGCGATCGCTTGATTGTTTTAGCCACAAGCAGTAGTTTGCAGCGAATTGAATGGGGTGAAATGCTGCCTCGCCAATGGAGCGTGCAGATTGAAAAAGCTCTAACTACAAATTCCATTATGTATGGTGCTGAAGAGATAGTTTTAATTACAGGATGTAGTTCTACTACCGCTAGGGAATGGATGAATAATTTGCCTAGAGTATTGCCAATACCACTTTATAAACATCAAGCTCAACGTCTCGTGCGCGAGTTAACAAAAGTACAAGTTTTGGCGAATCTAATCTTCATTGGGCAACCTTAA